Part of the Cercospora beticola chromosome 5, complete sequence genome is shown below.
GTGGCTGAGCGGGGCTCATCTCATCAGTCAGCCAGTGCGACACGAAGGTTGTGCCGGAAACTTGGTTTGTTGATGCTCTCGAGAGCATTTCTCGTCACCGGCGTGTCCCGACCATAGACTTGTTGCGTGGTGAACTGGGCGATGCCTGGAAAGTTTGACAAAAGCGCGAGTTTTCGTCGTGCAAGCACAGCGAAATACATCGGTTCGCGCGGGCACAATCGCCAGATTCGCCCGGTCGCGTGATATTTGGTTGTTCTTCTCGCACCGCCGGCCTCAGGATGTACGAGTGCCGCCCGTATCCATGCCGTGAAGTCGGATGCGAGGAGCTGGCAGCCGCGGGAGTTGTAGCTGTAGCTATCTTTGCTGTCGAAGTTGGTGCTAATAAATGTAGCTAACTAGAGCGGGAAGGTTCAATAAATTGGCGCAAGAACGAAGTAACTTGTTGCGTGCAGCTGCATGGCAGTCTCACGCACGAGGGTCAGTCAATCTCAAGGTGCTCTCGCAGTGCGCGTACGGCACTGCGGCGGAGCTGTGGGAATAGCTCGCTCGAACGGTCGGCAGTTGTGAAGAGTATCGTCGACCCACGCGAGTGCAGCGAGTTGATGAACTGGCGAAGTGTAGGCGAGAGAGGAGCCCAGTCCGAAGGATGCAGCGGGAGGCGTTTTGAGTTCACCAGCCAAGCTAGCGCAGACCACGGCCTCACGAGAAGTGGTCTAGACTGCGTTCCATAGAGTGCTGCAAACAGCACGAGGTCCCGACAACAAAGCAGGCGGCAGGGCGGAGGAGAGGTGTGAGGACGGCGGAGGCCAGTTGCGTGCGCTCGCGGAGCTTGGGCCGGGGCGGCGGCGCGTGTGCGAAGTGTTGCTTGCTCGTGCTGGCGACGGCGGGCTGGGATGCGATGCGATGGCGGCAGCGGGCGTCGAGGTCTCGACTCCCACTCTGCAAAACGTCCTGCCTGCGTGCCCGCGCTGAGCCGGGCACATATCTCGCGCAAGACAGGCCATGTCTTGCTTGTCACACATCTTGTGACAGCCGCTCGTTTGCCTTTCCCCACCGTgctacacagcagcagcagcagtggtaaGTAAGCGCAGCGGCGAGGAGGCATATGCACTGCCCTCCCCCGGCGACTGAAGCCCATGGCCGTCCTGTTTGCTCCTGCCTCGCCCACCGTCTCCGCCCCCAATGTCCGCCGCAATCACACCGCCGCCCGCTCAGCTGCCGGGCTGATCAACGAGACCGCCATCGCCCTGCTGCCCAGCAGTGCGGATGACTTTGCGGGCGCGCAGGTGACAGTGCCAGACATGAACCTGCTCGCGGATGGTGCACCAACGAGTCCTGCACCGCGACCACCTCGACCAGCGACGGGCCTCCGCCTGCCTTCATTTGAGCTCTTGGGTATTGCCGCACCGCACCCGGATCGTTTTGGCAGCCTCGCCTTCCACGACCACGACCCTACGATGCCTGCCGCCCTCGACGGGCACCATGCGGGCGGACATGCAATGCTGCCTGACATGGACTCGCTGAAAATCGAATCTCCCTTAGCCGCATCGCCCACGAAGCCCAAACTTCCCCCGGGCCTCGTGCAAACGCCTTTTCGACACGATGTCGCTACTCTCACACCGCCCGCCGAAGCTGCTGAGCCTGCATGGCATCCTGCAATCCTCGCCCACCTCTCCGACTCGTCCATGGGATCGCGGCCTGTCGAGCCATGCCGCTTGACTTCAACACCGGTACGTCTTGCTGGGGAACGCCCTGTCGTCGTTGCTGCAGGTGGAGAGGCAGCGCCAGAGTCCAGCGAAAGCGTGCATCCAGCGAGTCATTCGCAGAGCCATAGCCCGACCGATGCAGATTCAACCTGGATTGACGGAGCTGTCAATGTGCTCGTCTCCAACGTCCGAAGCGCGCTCCTCCCGAACAACCCATTGCGAGTCCTCTCACACGCCTTGCCTGCGCCCTCGACCGGGCACACCTACACCAAAATCATTGAGCGAATTGGCGCCGTGACACCCTCCAATCCGCCCACGTGGATCAACGTCTTTCACGCCATACCTGGCAAGTTCAATCTGCCTGACATACCCACCTCTCCTCCAAGTACGCCTGGCCTGAATACTGAAGAGGACTACTTCACACAGAAGGTCTTTGCGAGTGCTGTGCCGATATCCGACTACCAAGATGACCTTTCCGCTCTCCCTCGATCTCCACGGCCCATTGTGCCACCATCCACTGTCAACCTTGCCATTGTAGAGCGCTACATTCCACCGACCTCTGTGAATGAGTTGAAAGAAATGTTCAGCCCCAACGGGCCATCGGTGAGTCACAATGAGGAACTGTATGTCCTGGATATTACACTGACAGGTCTGTGTGCAGCTTCTTGTCGATCGACTCGTTGAGCTTTCGCCCGCCGGTGGCTCGCTCGTCTTCATTTATCCCACAAAGGCCGGCGCAACAACCTTTATGAGGGAGTATCTCGGTCCCATTCTTGACCCTCTTCTACGAAGCACACAAGTCGTCAACGGCATTTCCGCGAACCTGAGTCAGGACTTGGGGACAATGGCGGCCGCGAAACAGTTGCAGGAGTTCGAGCAGATGCAGCAATCGGTGGAAACATTGTGCACCAGGCTCGCGCAGCGCGGTCGAGGCCGATTCGCGCCTATCTACGCATCAAAGGCCCAGGTCAAGATCGAGCGCGCAGCATGGGCGAAAGACTGGTGGCCGAAACAAGAGTATCCTAGAATCAAAGAGGCAGTTACTCGTGCAACACAGGAAGCGCAGAAAAAGCAAAGCAATCGATACATGGAAAGAGCTTCAACACCGACAGAACTCGTGTCGAGATTGATTGAAGGGGTGCAAAAGAATCGTTATCCGGTAGGCCAGGAGCCATCGAGCGGCATTGAAGTGAGCATATTTGTGATCCAGCGTTCAGCGTAGTGGGAATTTTCGGGAGAGCAAATCAATGGGAAATAATGAGACCAACGATTTTGGAGCGCGCCAGGCAGGAAAGAAAGGCTGGCAGAATGACACGGATGCGCGTGTGGGAGAGCAGTCTACTCTATACCCTTCTTACCATATTCTAATAGGCCAGCTATGTCAAGCCTTTGACGACATATAGCACAAAGCATCATTCTGTTTTGACTTGAGATCCTGCGCCACAACTTTCACCCGCCCGGCATTCTCCATGATGGAATGACCTGGAGAACTGCACGTGCGCACTCTTCCGAGCAACACAAGAGATTCGCCCGGATGCTGACGAACTTGTCGTGACACGACCAAAGCACGCAAGCACATCCTCACTAAGCAGCACCTCACTGATTGGTGCGCGTTCGGCAGCAAGTAGCCATGTACTCCGCATCTGAGAGGCTCGATGTTCCCTCGCCGGCAACAAGGCAATGACGTTGGCTTTCGGCATTGTGTCGAATGACAGATTCGCCTCGATTAGAAATGCAAGACCTAGGtcgtctatagtagatatatatccATGCTGCCGCTCTTGATGATCTGCTAGTTCTATTAGTCTCATTGAATCTTGCTCGACTTCAAGGCGCAGACAACACGTCCAGTCACGATCAATTGCAGTCCGACAGCGACTGAGAATACACAAACA
Proteins encoded:
- a CDS encoding uncharacterized protein (antiSMASH:Cluster_18), which translates into the protein MAVLFAPASPTVSAPNVRRNHTAARSAAGLINETAIALLPSSADDFAGAQVTVPDMNLLADGAPTSPAPRPPRPATGLRLPSFELLGIAAPHPDRFGSLAFHDHDPTMPAALDGHHAGGHAMLPDMDSLKIESPLAASPTKPKLPPGLVQTPFRHDVATLTPPAEAAEPAWHPAILAHLSDSSMGSRPVEPCRLTSTPVRLAGERPVVVAAGGEAAPESSESVHPASHSQSHSPTDADSTWIDGAVNVLVSNVRSALLPNNPLRVLSHALPAPSTGHTYTKIIERIGAVTPSNPPTWINVFHAIPGKFNLPDIPTSPPSTPGLNTEEDYFTQKVFASAVPISDYQDDLSALPRSPRPIVPPSTVNLAIVERYIPPTSVNELKEMFSPNGPSLLVDRLVELSPAGGSLVFIYPTKAGATTFMREYLGPILDPLLRSTQVVNGISANLSQDLGTMAAAKQLQEFEQMQQSVETLCTRLAQRGRGRFAPIYASKAQVKIERAAWAKDWWPKQEYPRIKEAVTRATQEAQKKQSNRYMERASTPTELVSRLIEGVQKNRYPVGQEPSSGIEVSIFVIQRSA